From Dyadobacter subterraneus, the proteins below share one genomic window:
- a CDS encoding WecB/TagA/CpsF family glycosyltransferase: METLPYNKKEYEKCSFLSIDITLGNYYTFIERITNLMKVGKSEYICVANVHMLVEASKDSSFAKIVNQAFMCTPDGMPLTWGMKLLHGITQDRVAGMDLLPDLLFKAESGNLPVYFYGGTQDMLDLTDLFLAERFPKLQIAGMYSPPFRPLSIEEEQHVVSLINNSNAKIVFVALGCPKQEKWMASMKGRVNIPMIGIGGALPVMIGIQKRAPEWVQKTSLEWLFRLIQEPRRLMKRYAVTNSIFIWLLMKSFFLKNIRTQS; the protein is encoded by the coding sequence ATGGAAACATTACCATATAATAAAAAAGAGTATGAAAAATGTTCATTTCTTAGTATTGACATTACACTAGGGAATTATTATACTTTTATAGAAAGAATAACCAACCTAATGAAGGTTGGAAAGTCTGAGTATATTTGTGTAGCAAACGTACACATGTTAGTTGAAGCAAGTAAAGATTCCAGTTTTGCGAAAATAGTTAACCAGGCATTTATGTGTACTCCAGACGGGATGCCACTTACCTGGGGAATGAAATTACTGCATGGAATTACTCAGGATCGGGTTGCTGGCATGGACCTACTACCTGATTTACTATTTAAAGCCGAATCTGGCAATTTGCCTGTTTATTTTTATGGAGGTACTCAGGACATGCTGGACTTAACTGATTTATTTTTAGCCGAAAGATTCCCCAAACTTCAAATTGCTGGCATGTATAGTCCGCCTTTTAGACCTCTTTCTATTGAGGAAGAGCAGCATGTTGTTTCACTAATTAACAATAGTAATGCAAAGATCGTCTTTGTTGCTTTGGGATGTCCTAAACAAGAAAAATGGATGGCTTCAATGAAAGGACGAGTCAACATACCTATGATTGGAATAGGTGGAGCCTTGCCGGTTATGATTGGAATTCAAAAACGAGCTCCTGAATGGGTCCAAAAAACTAGTCTAGAATGGTTGTTTCGTTTGATACAAGAGCCTCGCCGCTTGATGAAACGTTATGCAGTGACTAACTCAATTTTTATTTGGCTATTGATGAAATCATTTTTTTTAAAAAATATCAGAACGCAGAGTTAA
- a CDS encoding glycosyltransferase, which translates to MKILLVNDSLRAGGAQRQFVELVKGLTQQKDVKVEVLLFSDEIEYPEIYSTQVTINMYPRKKSFDLTSFKGVSETIRRFQPDVIHSWHFVTNLYLFPLLLGKKILFIDGSIRDAHPPAQLSARTLINFLSKKISTATISNSAAGLRAYKIGSKGYVIYNGIDLNRFTKNKTSVSLESIVGSENMQIESPKVIGMVARFDTSKDYATFLSVANTISVQRPNILFVAIGEGKDLEHFKQLYKDNHQLIFPGRIVNVEAFVEHFDIGVLLSNPAVHAEGISNSILEYMASGKAVIATRDGGTTELVDDGVTGYLIDPKSEESLARSINNLIDDKDMNMKLGGAGLNKIRSEFSFEKMINEYIKLYQTLMKNGKFVVRPKNMS; encoded by the coding sequence ATGAAAATTCTTCTTGTAAATGATTCACTTAGGGCCGGTGGTGCCCAACGACAATTTGTTGAACTAGTAAAAGGCTTAACACAACAAAAAGATGTTAAAGTAGAAGTTCTGCTTTTTTCTGATGAAATTGAATATCCGGAGATATACTCGACTCAGGTAACCATCAACATGTACCCAAGAAAAAAGTCATTCGATTTAACAAGTTTTAAAGGAGTATCCGAAACTATACGCAGATTTCAACCCGATGTTATTCACTCTTGGCACTTTGTTACCAACCTATATTTGTTTCCTCTATTACTTGGAAAAAAAATTTTATTCATCGACGGTTCTATAAGAGACGCACATCCACCTGCGCAATTATCTGCAAGAACATTGATTAATTTTTTAAGCAAAAAAATTTCTACTGCTACTATATCGAATAGTGCTGCTGGCTTGAGAGCTTATAAAATAGGATCGAAAGGTTATGTAATTTATAACGGTATTGATTTGAATAGATTCACCAAAAACAAGACTTCGGTATCTTTGGAATCTATTGTTGGAAGTGAAAATATGCAAATTGAAAGTCCCAAAGTTATAGGAATGGTTGCTCGTTTTGATACCAGTAAAGATTATGCCACCTTTCTAAGCGTTGCAAACACAATTTCAGTGCAACGGCCAAATATTCTTTTTGTAGCCATTGGAGAAGGAAAAGATTTAGAGCATTTTAAGCAACTATATAAAGATAATCACCAACTTATTTTTCCAGGTAGAATTGTTAATGTTGAAGCGTTCGTTGAACACTTTGATATTGGAGTGTTACTTTCTAATCCAGCAGTACACGCCGAAGGTATCTCAAACTCTATATTAGAATATATGGCTTCTGGAAAAGCAGTTATAGCTACCAGAGATGGAGGTACAACCGAGTTGGTTGATGATGGCGTAACAGGTTATCTGATTGATCCAAAATCAGAGGAAAGCCTAGCTAGGTCAATTAATAATCTTATAGATGATAAAGATATGAATATGAAACTAGGTGGGGCTGGCTTAAATAAAATTCGTTCTGAATTCAGTTTTGAAAAAATGATTAATGAATACATCAAGCTTTATCAAACACTTATGAAAAATGGAAAATTTGTTGTACGACCTAAAAATATGTCGTAA
- a CDS encoding serine O-acetyltransferase yields the protein MENLLYDLKICRNNTKGAIFILAFRTSSFFAKSILLKIIGFPIRMIYKILIQWVFGIDIPDTTVIGRGFQVFHGQGLVINENTIILNNVTVRQNTTIGNTKPGGPSPIIESNVEIGANCVVIGNINIGSNSIIGAGTVVVKSIPANSIVVGQPGKIIKQI from the coding sequence ATGGAAAATTTGTTGTACGACCTAAAAATATGTCGTAATAATACAAAAGGAGCTATCTTTATCCTTGCATTTAGAACTAGCTCCTTTTTCGCCAAAAGTATACTACTTAAAATTATTGGCTTTCCTATTCGAATGATTTACAAAATTCTTATACAATGGGTATTTGGGATTGACATTCCCGATACTACAGTTATTGGCCGAGGATTTCAAGTGTTTCATGGTCAGGGGCTAGTTATTAACGAAAATACTATTATTCTTAATAATGTCACCGTCCGACAAAACACCACAATCGGCAATACGAAACCTGGTGGACCTTCACCAATTATTGAAAGTAACGTTGAGATTGGAGCCAACTGTGTTGTAATTGGAAATATCAATATTGGATCAAACTCAATTATTGGTGCTGGCACTGTTGTTGTTAAAAGCATTCCAGCAAACTCGATAGTTGTCGGCCAGCCGGGTAAAATTATTAAGCAAATCTAG
- a CDS encoding right-handed parallel beta-helix repeat-containing protein, with protein sequence MATNGNDKNPGTISEPVLSLQNALLISRKTKANQIIIKGGDYYNVNVTLEAQDSGLSIRSFDSSRVRLYAGSVLKADKVLQNGWLEFDIPESKDKSWDFRMILINGNLRERAHIPQIGSFIYLNKWVVKGLSASDGYWERKPSFEELNVLKYSSTDFGAIDINNAEITIKHQWEESYLGIKEQDKENNSFTFIYPASFPLGSFSKERNNAYTIWNTESGMQKKGQWYLNRSVGKLFYWPNAGETKNNVTAIVPRFSSIIEMKSGVKNITISDLSLLCGTNKLQNEGFAGREIDALISGNNVEGISITNLKIERTTGSGIKFYGREIKISNCTLTNIGGGGIFLSGNGNNEVTNTSISHVGTIFKSSVGILAGKKTRINRASISDIPYSGIIVNGDSTTVENCSIEGVMQFLNDGAAVYASSHRNVVFNSNHIIGDDNMKIGIYYDEKSSDCVATNNMVINTSTPIHCHIASDITFTGNIFYNYDSQTISCQRSDNIKIDNNTFICKKIIFVDHDLQFNKKGLISFSRNKLIGLEGDNINNFRSSLPIVVDDMKVDQRIQIDFRRTISVKDVTKMLRKIK encoded by the coding sequence ATGGCAACTAACGGCAACGATAAAAATCCTGGTACAATATCTGAACCTGTATTAAGTTTACAAAATGCTTTACTAATATCGAGGAAAACGAAAGCAAACCAGATAATAATTAAAGGAGGAGATTATTACAATGTAAATGTGACGCTTGAAGCTCAGGACTCTGGATTAAGCATAAGAAGTTTCGATAGTAGTCGTGTGAGGCTTTATGCTGGATCTGTTTTAAAAGCAGACAAAGTGCTGCAAAACGGATGGCTTGAATTTGATATCCCTGAATCGAAGGATAAATCGTGGGATTTTCGTATGATACTGATAAACGGTAATTTACGGGAAAGAGCACACATTCCCCAAATTGGCAGTTTTATTTATTTAAATAAGTGGGTTGTAAAAGGTCTTTCTGCATCAGACGGGTACTGGGAAAGAAAACCCTCATTTGAAGAGTTAAATGTGTTAAAGTACTCAAGCACAGATTTTGGAGCAATTGACATTAATAATGCTGAAATTACAATCAAACATCAATGGGAAGAAAGCTATTTAGGTATTAAAGAGCAAGACAAAGAAAATAATTCTTTTACGTTTATATATCCAGCGTCATTTCCTCTTGGCTCGTTTAGTAAAGAAAGGAACAATGCTTATACAATATGGAATACAGAAAGTGGAATGCAAAAAAAGGGCCAATGGTATCTAAATAGATCTGTCGGAAAATTATTTTATTGGCCAAATGCAGGAGAGACTAAAAATAATGTTACGGCGATCGTACCACGATTTTCCAGTATCATCGAAATGAAATCTGGAGTTAAAAATATTACTATTTCTGATCTTAGCCTACTATGTGGTACAAATAAACTTCAAAATGAAGGCTTCGCCGGCAGAGAAATTGATGCTCTGATTTCAGGTAATAACGTTGAAGGCATATCAATAACGAATCTAAAAATAGAAAGAACAACTGGATCTGGCATCAAATTTTACGGAAGGGAAATCAAGATTTCGAATTGTACACTAACTAATATCGGCGGGGGCGGAATATTTCTTTCAGGCAACGGTAATAATGAAGTTACAAATACGTCCATAAGCCATGTGGGAACAATTTTTAAAAGCTCGGTAGGAATACTAGCGGGAAAAAAAACCCGGATAAACCGAGCTTCTATAAGTGATATTCCCTACTCAGGAATTATAGTAAATGGAGATTCTACGACGGTTGAAAATTGCTCCATTGAAGGTGTTATGCAATTTTTAAATGACGGTGCCGCAGTTTATGCATCATCTCATAGGAATGTAGTTTTTAATAGTAATCATATAATTGGCGACGATAATATGAAAATAGGAATTTACTACGACGAAAAATCAAGCGATTGCGTAGCCACAAATAATATGGTGATCAACACTTCCACTCCAATTCATTGTCATATAGCATCAGATATTACATTTACAGGTAATATTTTCTATAATTATGATTCTCAGACAATTAGTTGTCAGCGTTCCGATAACATTAAGATTGACAACAATACCTTCATCTGCAAGAAAATTATTTTTGTAGATCATGATCTACAATTCAATAAAAAAGGACTTATTTCTTTTAGCCGAAACAAGCTAATTGGCCTTGAAGGCGATAATATCAATAATTTTAGGTCTTCTTTACCAATCGTAGTAGATGACATGAAAGTAGACCAAAGAATACAAATTGATTTCAGACGGACGATTAGCGTCAAGGATGTGACAAAAATGCTTAGGAAAATAAAATAG
- a CDS encoding capsule assembly Wzi family protein produces the protein MKQPLPILPVILLLLLINPFWVLSQPLIPVDKKDGISNLQKEVTDSIGIASKSQSLVGIELEAFAGFNSNESVPYWMRANRFGSTPISGTSGGFIASISKIYDSKKRGKLFDWAAGAQARFNTGNHTEVLLIEGYLKARLGIFEFKGGRSKDIMGIVDSTLSLGSFSVSGNSLGIPKIQLAVTDYWRIPIWDGLLSFKGNFAYGWFGNTPIATYIGDFQRTNISVVNSYFHQKSFYARLGKPSAKLNLIGGFNHQTMFGSEDKIFTNFDLTKFQSFYYAVVGKTWYDNNGANTKLGNQIGSIDLGATYDFNKLYLFVYRQQFYDVGALAHLANVRDGLTGISLKNKTIRAGEFYWKKILLENFYSKNQAGESWSKPTPSGDEAYYNNFMYLQGWSYRGMGIGNPLITPRHEARNGLRYKEDEYFVNNRVIAFHLGMEAAIGSLNFLAKLSYSQNYGTYGTSPLGTSRNKLRWPIPPPYFQKVNQFSGYIECNKILQKNWQIGISAAIDSGKLLNDSFGLALNIRKSLNL, from the coding sequence ATGAAGCAACCACTACCTATCCTACCGGTAATTTTATTGTTATTATTGATAAATCCTTTTTGGGTCTTATCTCAGCCTTTGATTCCTGTAGATAAAAAGGATGGAATCAGTAACCTTCAAAAAGAAGTTACTGATTCCATCGGTATTGCTTCAAAAAGTCAGAGTTTGGTTGGGATTGAATTAGAAGCATTTGCCGGATTTAATAGTAATGAAAGTGTTCCTTATTGGATGCGTGCTAATAGATTTGGTAGCACACCCATATCAGGAACCTCCGGAGGTTTTATAGCGAGTATCTCAAAAATCTATGATTCCAAAAAACGCGGTAAGTTGTTCGACTGGGCTGCTGGAGCGCAAGCTCGTTTTAATACCGGAAATCATACAGAGGTACTATTAATTGAAGGTTATTTAAAAGCACGTCTTGGAATTTTTGAGTTTAAGGGAGGAAGGTCGAAGGATATAATGGGCATAGTAGACTCTACGCTTTCCCTGGGATCATTTTCGGTTTCTGGAAATTCGCTGGGTATTCCCAAAATTCAATTAGCCGTAACTGACTATTGGCGCATTCCAATATGGGATGGACTATTGTCTTTTAAAGGAAACTTCGCTTATGGCTGGTTTGGTAATACGCCAATAGCCACATATATTGGTGATTTTCAACGGACTAATATTTCCGTAGTAAATTCCTATTTCCATCAAAAATCGTTTTACGCCCGACTTGGTAAGCCGTCCGCGAAATTAAATTTAATTGGAGGATTTAACCACCAAACTATGTTTGGAAGCGAAGATAAAATATTCACGAACTTTGACTTGACAAAATTCCAGTCATTTTACTACGCTGTTGTTGGTAAAACTTGGTATGATAATAATGGAGCAAATACTAAATTAGGTAATCAGATTGGTTCCATTGACCTTGGGGCGACCTATGATTTTAACAAGCTTTATTTGTTTGTTTATAGGCAACAATTTTATGACGTCGGCGCACTTGCTCATTTAGCGAATGTAAGGGATGGATTGACTGGCATTAGTTTAAAAAACAAAACTATACGAGCTGGAGAGTTCTACTGGAAAAAGATTTTGTTGGAGAATTTTTATTCAAAGAATCAGGCAGGCGAGTCCTGGTCCAAACCTACCCCATCCGGAGATGAAGCATATTATAATAATTTCATGTATTTGCAAGGTTGGTCGTATAGAGGGATGGGCATTGGTAATCCGCTTATTACTCCCCGTCATGAAGCCCGAAATGGACTGAGGTATAAAGAAGATGAATACTTTGTTAATAATAGAGTCATTGCTTTTCATCTTGGCATGGAAGCCGCAATTGGTAGTCTTAATTTTCTTGCGAAACTATCATACTCTCAAAATTATGGTACCTACGGAACAAGTCCTTTAGGGACTTCCAGAAACAAACTGAGATGGCCAATTCCTCCTCCGTATTTTCAAAAGGTCAATCAGTTTTCAGGATATATTGAATGTAATAAGATTTTGCAGAAAAACTGGCAGATTGGTATCTCGGCGGCAATCGATTCAGGAAAGCTCTTAAACGATTCCTTTGGATTAGCGCTCAATATAAGAAAATCATTGAATCTGTAG
- a CDS encoding glycosyltransferase family 4 protein, producing MKVIVIAPSRKTRGGITAVVNAYSKMSLWKNWNCYWVESQIDRGLLLKLLFFIKAITNYLFQLPSAQIVHIHLSQPVSAVRKIFFFIPAYLMKKKVILHFHAYAPESTINGNFRIIYKFMFSRADRIIVLSQVWKDALEKSLGLGLKITIVYNPSVSPQKRTTADDTNRLPHILFAGTLNARKGYSDLLKAFANISPEFPDWTLVFAGNGEINEGLLLAKKLHVDQKVIFKGWVDGVEKEKLFLLSSIFCLPSYAEGFPMALLDAMAYSIPSIATPVGGTLDVFTDREEVLIFNPGDIAQLTNCLRELISDAVLRKKLSINADKIIKQDFTVDAIEVKVNKIYSTIMD from the coding sequence ATGAAAGTGATTGTAATCGCTCCTAGTAGAAAAACGAGAGGTGGAATAACTGCAGTTGTTAATGCTTATTCAAAAATGAGCCTTTGGAAAAACTGGAATTGTTATTGGGTAGAGTCTCAAATAGATCGAGGCTTACTGCTAAAGCTACTTTTTTTTATAAAAGCTATTACAAATTATTTATTTCAACTTCCATCAGCTCAAATAGTTCATATTCATTTAAGCCAACCAGTTTCCGCTGTTAGAAAAATATTTTTTTTTATACCTGCATATCTGATGAAAAAAAAAGTAATTCTTCATTTCCATGCATATGCGCCTGAATCAACGATAAATGGAAATTTTAGAATAATTTATAAGTTCATGTTTTCACGGGCAGACCGTATAATCGTCCTGTCGCAAGTTTGGAAAGATGCACTTGAGAAAAGCTTGGGTCTAGGATTAAAAATAACAATAGTGTATAATCCCAGCGTGTCTCCACAAAAACGCACTACTGCTGACGATACCAATAGGCTGCCCCATATCTTATTTGCAGGTACCTTGAATGCCAGAAAGGGGTATTCTGATCTTTTAAAGGCATTTGCCAATATTTCTCCGGAATTTCCAGACTGGACTCTGGTATTCGCTGGGAATGGAGAGATAAATGAAGGATTATTACTGGCAAAAAAATTGCATGTAGATCAGAAAGTTATCTTTAAAGGCTGGGTGGATGGTGTTGAGAAAGAGAAATTATTTTTACTATCATCAATTTTTTGTTTGCCAAGCTATGCCGAAGGTTTTCCTATGGCTCTCTTAGATGCAATGGCTTATTCAATTCCCTCAATAGCGACACCTGTTGGAGGAACCTTAGACGTGTTCACAGATCGTGAGGAAGTGCTGATATTTAACCCGGGTGACATTGCTCAACTAACTAACTGCCTTAGAGAATTGATTAGTGATGCTGTATTACGAAAAAAGCTCTCAATTAATGCAGATAAAATTATTAAACAAGACTTTACGGTAGATGCAATAGAAGTGAAAGTTAATAAAATTTATTCGACTATAATGGATTAA
- a CDS encoding glycosyltransferase produces MKDLIIHVGVSGFPKGNATAQRIKMTFWALKEAGFKVIIFNKESVNKNNPNTHVISWFEGLPIIQTSCILNRPSNFIIRNINKISGLLGELKAIFRLRHKIEAAIVYTPSFFELVYYYLLSKIFKFSVILSYVELRSSISTRQTAMFRFNDYLFDQYCSYFCDSIIAISDFLINNVRNQNSKLPILKIPAITNFKEFDDILRTIEKYNYLMYCGTIQYTDVILFLLDLFSELKNQISYPGKLVLIISGDSPTNYTTIKNRIKETGLQDHIIFFSNIPYNQLLSLYKGADALLIPLRHSTQDIARFPHKISEYSASGRPIISTRVGEVSIYFENTKSAFLAEEYSVESYLAVLQNLNDKEHLTTVGNEGKKIGETHFHYSNYTEKLKSFIQLSSM; encoded by the coding sequence ATGAAAGATTTAATTATACATGTCGGTGTTTCCGGATTTCCTAAGGGTAATGCAACAGCCCAAAGGATCAAGATGACTTTCTGGGCTTTAAAGGAGGCTGGATTTAAGGTTATAATATTCAATAAAGAAAGTGTTAACAAAAATAATCCAAATACTCATGTTATAAGTTGGTTTGAAGGATTACCTATAATACAGACTTCATGTATACTAAATCGCCCGTCTAATTTTATAATTAGAAATATTAATAAGATATCTGGCCTTTTAGGCGAGCTAAAAGCTATTTTTAGACTAAGACATAAAATCGAAGCAGCAATAGTATATACTCCGTCATTTTTTGAGCTTGTTTATTACTATTTACTTTCTAAAATATTTAAGTTTTCGGTTATTCTATCTTATGTTGAATTACGGTCCTCCATATCAACGCGTCAGACAGCTATGTTTAGATTTAACGATTATTTGTTCGACCAATATTGTAGTTATTTCTGTGATTCAATTATTGCGATAAGCGATTTTTTAATTAATAATGTAAGGAATCAAAATTCTAAGCTACCAATTTTAAAAATTCCAGCCATTACAAACTTTAAAGAATTCGATGACATTTTAAGGACCATTGAAAAGTATAACTATTTAATGTATTGTGGAACAATTCAATATACCGATGTGATTTTATTTTTATTAGACTTATTTAGTGAGCTTAAAAATCAAATTTCTTATCCGGGTAAACTTGTGTTGATAATATCGGGTGATAGCCCAACTAATTATACAACTATAAAAAATAGAATAAAAGAAACCGGTTTACAAGATCATATTATTTTTTTTAGTAACATTCCCTACAACCAATTACTTAGTTTATATAAGGGAGCTGATGCTCTTCTTATTCCATTACGCCACTCTACTCAGGATATTGCAAGATTTCCTCACAAGATCAGTGAATATTCTGCATCGGGAAGACCTATTATTTCAACAAGAGTTGGAGAAGTTAGCATATACTTCGAAAACACCAAATCGGCATTTTTAGCGGAAGAATATAGTGTAGAATCATATCTGGCAGTATTACAAAATTTGAATGATAAGGAACACCTTACAACAGTTGGGAATGAAGGAAAAAAGATTGGTGAAACTCACTTTCACTATTCAAACTACACTGAGAAGCTTAAATCATTTATTCAACTTAGTTCAATGTAG
- a CDS encoding DUF5723 family protein encodes MKTEENSWNLNLLSVNAWTSSNSASVKLQNYTNINSDLLRSNIIGTSGHCIGSSGIDLTGPSLTVSKGNKLAYGFITRSRTVASFWNLDGRLLSEIGEIIKVSQEYPYQLDRTMDMRTNIVSFSELAFMGAFEVLNSGKHRLIGGVTLKYINGISHTSIETNQLTGEIKLNRDDVAYLTNSTGFVKTRTAGELFDRFTVGNFFKLGKASLGMNVGFTYTYGKPYKLRLGVSLTDLGFIRYKADKNYSKSYDVHIASNQGLYFNNNFANSSFSRTTKVFEKYPDLFTKKSSSDSIYRIGLPTTFGVQADYQLNNNWNIESMLGIGMHTINNSDNIYYFSVIKVIPKWIKRNISISIPFSVQKYTGVYAGARFAYKGIFIGSNSVISSIIESRQIDMHLGIELLSH; translated from the coding sequence ATGAAAACGGAAGAAAATTCATGGAATTTAAATCTTCTGTCAGTAAATGCATGGACTTCATCTAATTCGGCCTCAGTAAAGCTTCAAAATTACACAAATATTAATTCCGATTTGTTAAGATCTAATATCATTGGAACATCAGGCCATTGCATAGGATCTTCTGGTATAGACCTTACAGGTCCCTCATTGACTGTGAGTAAAGGTAATAAACTTGCTTATGGCTTCATAACTAGAAGCCGTACTGTTGCTAGCTTTTGGAACTTGGATGGTAGACTATTGTCAGAAATAGGTGAAATAATAAAGGTATCACAAGAATATCCATACCAGCTTGACCGTACTATGGATATGAGGACAAATATAGTATCATTTTCTGAACTGGCTTTCATGGGCGCTTTTGAAGTTTTAAACTCTGGAAAACATCGATTGATAGGGGGGGTAACTTTGAAGTATATAAATGGTATTTCTCATACTTCAATCGAGACAAATCAACTGACCGGAGAAATCAAATTAAATAGAGACGATGTAGCCTATCTTACAAATTCAACAGGATTTGTAAAGACCAGAACGGCAGGTGAACTTTTCGATAGGTTTACGGTTGGCAATTTTTTTAAGTTAGGAAAAGCTAGCTTAGGTATGAACGTAGGATTCACTTATACTTATGGGAAACCATATAAATTAAGACTTGGAGTTTCCTTAACTGACTTAGGATTTATTCGATACAAAGCTGATAAGAATTATAGCAAATCATACGATGTCCATATTGCAAGCAATCAAGGCTTATATTTTAATAACAACTTTGCAAATTCTTCATTCAGTAGAACGACAAAGGTTTTTGAGAAATACCCGGATCTTTTTACAAAGAAGTCCTCATCAGACTCTATTTATCGAATTGGTCTACCTACTACCTTTGGAGTTCAAGCTGATTACCAATTAAACAATAATTGGAATATTGAGTCAATGCTTGGGATAGGAATGCATACTATCAATAATTCTGATAATATTTACTATTTCTCAGTTATAAAAGTTATACCGAAATGGATTAAAAGAAATATTAGCATTTCAATTCCATTTTCGGTTCAAAAGTATACAGGTGTATATGCTGGTGCGAGGTTTGCATATAAGGGGATATTTATAGGAAGTAACAGTGTTATATCTTCCATAATAGAATCCCGTCAGATCGATATGCACCTAGGAATTGAATTGTTAAGTCATTAA